The Zestosphaera sp. genome includes a window with the following:
- the rpl12p gene encoding 50S ribosomal protein P1: MEYVYASLLLHAAGKEISEEGIRRILDAAGIKADEVRVKMLVAALKEINIDEVLRQATATPAVVTTPVVAPTPATTQAQQPAPAKEEAEEEKKEVSEEEIAEGISSLFG; encoded by the coding sequence ATGGAGTACGTGTACGCGTCACTGCTCCTTCACGCTGCCGGTAAAGAGATAAGTGAGGAGGGCATACGGAGGATCCTAGACGCTGCCGGGATTAAAGCGGATGAAGTGCGTGTTAAGATGTTAGTTGCGGCACTTAAGGAGATAAACATAGATGAGGTGTTGAGGCAGGCGACGGCTACGCCTGCAGTGGTGACTACTCCAGTAGTGGCCCCGACGCCGGCGACGACCCAAGCTCAGCAGCCCGCCCCAGCTAAGGAGGAGGCCGAGGAGGAGAAGAAAGAGGTAAGTGAAGAGGAGATAGCTGAAGGAATTTCATCGCTATTTGGCTAG
- a CDS encoding Lrp/AsnC family transcriptional regulator, protein MRGNAISKRDAVILRELATNARTPITRIAKILSISDVAVKRRIVKLEESGIIKKYTIVPNNKKLGYDIVALIGVNTNPDKVLDVLQSLKDKDNVTYMALTSGDHDLLVEVWAKDSEELAREIEDLRKLPGVTSVYPSILLDVVKEREPIPQKFFKSVIEEGS, encoded by the coding sequence ATGCGTGGAAACGCGATAAGCAAGAGGGATGCAGTAATCCTGCGTGAGCTAGCCACAAACGCGAGAACGCCAATAACTAGGATAGCTAAGATTCTCTCAATATCTGATGTCGCTGTGAAGAGGAGAATAGTTAAGCTGGAGGAGAGCGGCATTATAAAGAAGTATACGATAGTGCCTAATAACAAGAAGCTCGGTTATGATATAGTGGCTTTAATAGGGGTTAACACAAACCCTGATAAGGTTCTTGACGTGCTCCAGTCTCTTAAAGACAAAGACAATGTAACTTACATGGCGTTAACGTCCGGGGATCACGATCTCTTAGTTGAAGTGTGGGCTAAGGATTCGGAGGAATTGGCTAGGGAGATCGAGGATTTACGGAAGCTACCCGGCGTTACCAGTGTTTATCCATCAATACTCCTTGACGTTGTTAAGGAGAGGGAGCCGATACCGCAGAAATTCTTTAAGTCAGTGATCGAGGAAGGCTCTTAG